The sequence TTGGCAACTAGTGAAATAACCGATCTACTATAAACAACTTCGTAATACTCCTGAACCAATCTCTGACTAAGTTCTAAATCCGAAAAATCCAAAAACCTATTCTCTGCCGACACTTTATCGAGATTCATTATGTATAATCTTGTTTCTGCCTGGTACAACGGCTCTGTATAATACACATATAATGAGCTTATTCCACCACCTAGTACTACTAAAAGAACAATCAGCCGCCACTTACGGGCGAACGAATCTAAAAGCCTACTAATCTCCATTTCATACATCCCTTCGTGATATGAATACTATAAGTTGTCTTACAAAATGCAAACATACTAACTGGTAAATTTTGTAAGTTATTAAGTTAAATATTCCATATCAAGGGCTCATATCCTTTAAGAAATCTTGGGATATTTTGCTATTCTTTGACTAAATCTTTGGATTCCTATGTCTCAAAACCTTGACCCAGCCTAGTGCTAAAGACGACAATATTATAATATAATTAAGTTTAGTACTTCATTTAAAGAAATCTCCACAATAAGAGTAGACATGGAGGTCCCTAATGAATGCATCTCAGGAACAACTCTTACATTTACTAACATTAATGATTCATGGTGGAGAACCAAACTCCGGATTGTTTTCCAAAGTCAATGAAAACGAACTCTTTGAAATAGCCCTTCGACAAAATGTGTCTTCCTTATTACACCCTATCATAGAAGCATATTCAGCAGAACTAAATTTGGATGAACAGATTAAGAGGGATTGGAAGAAAAGCACAATCCTTATAGCCGTTCAGCAATTGCGCATTACTTCTCAACTAGATCCTATTCTCAACCTTTTTAAAGAAAATAATGTATCCACAATATCTCTTAAGGGGCTTGTCTTTAAGCAGCTATATTCCCAGCCTGAACTTAGAACTATGTCTGATCTAGATCTGCTAATTAGCGTTGAGGATATTCCAAAGTCGATTGAACTATTGAAGAGGTTGGGTTATGATGTACCCGATAATTTCAACGTTAACGACCCTGGCCATATGCATATCGAAATGTACAAGCCCGGATCCCTGCCTGTAGAACTCCACAAAACTCTCTGGAATCCTCGATATATGAAAAAAAGGGATAATCAACAATGGACAAATCAGCTATGGAAGAATAAACGTCTTACCGAAGTTGGGGGAATTCAATTTACTGCTTTAGCTCTAGACGATGAACTGATAAATTCGGTCATACATATGGCAACCCATCTAATCTACTCTGGTATCAAGCTTCGGCACCTCTGCGATTTTGCACTGTTTTTAAAAACCTACCGAGATAAATTCGACTTTGAGTATATCAATAGCACTCTAAAATCCATGGACCTTTTTTCGTTCTTCAATTACCTTCTCCTAACCTGTAATTCTTATTTAGCTTTGGAAGTCCCTATTGCTATTATTCAAAAAAACCAATGTAAACTACTAATAAATGATATATTCGCCACCAATAGTGTTGCAGAAGCTGAAGGTTGGTTAGAGCTTTCAGGTCGTTATCCTTTTTATAGAAATAATCGTCTTCTTTTCCCTCTTGCCTTTTTAATAGAAGTTTGCAGACAACTAATTAAGAAACGAAAAAGCATGTTTATTAGTATCTCCTACTCAAAGAGATCTTTCAAAGCATTTAGTACAAGAACCCACCTATTACGTATTATTGGATTACATGTCAGAATTAATAAATTCTAAATGCCGGATATCCTACGGGCTTGTTCCCTTCTTGAGATACTGGTACTGCGCAAAAGTATATTGCGAAGAATTACGTAAACTAGATACATAGAATTATATATCTTTCTTTGTTGCCCAATTAGCTTTAGACTAAACCTCTCAAAATTCCCTAAGATATTCACAGCTTTATTCATGCTATGTTCGTTGATAAAAGTAACTATCTCTTCTATTCTGGGTTCATCTTCACCTGATATTTTTACTATCAAACACTTGTTGTAAAAAGCTAACGCAGAGGAAATCAACTGTTTGTACATCTGATTTTTGTATTGCGGTATCACTTCTTTCAAATCATTATAACGGTTCTGATAAGCTTTAAATAAATCGTAACTGTTATCCAGAGTCTTTTGGTTAGAAATGCCCTCTTTTCGAAACAAATAATAATATTTATATTCATTAATTAGAACAATCTTCTCAGACTTAGCAAACAATTTATAGGTAGTTGCCATATCTTCAAATTTAGCCCCAACGGGATATCTTATTTGGGCAAATAACTCTTTTCTGTATAATTTATTCCAAGTGTAGTTCTTTACTTTTGTGTCATGAATTAATTCCTTTAAAGCCTCTTCCTGTGAATAAACCATGTCTGTTTGAAGAACGTAAGGTATCTTTATCTTATTTTCTTTTACTATATAATAGCCGCATATAGTAATATCGGCCTTAAGCATAATAGCGTTTCTATGTAATACCTCGAACATATCACTTTCTACCCAGTCATCACTATCCACAAAACCAATATAATCACCAGTCGCTATATCAAGTCCGCAATTACGAGCTTCAGATAACCCTCCATTCTTTTTATGGATCACTCTTATCCTATTATCACTGCAGGCATATTCATCGCAAATTGAGGGACAGTTATCTGGAGAGCCATCGTCAACCAGTATAATTTCTAAATTAGAATATGTTTGCTTAATCACAGAGTCGATACATTTTCTTAGGAATTGTTCCACCTTATAAATAGGTATTATTATGCTTATCTTGCAATTGCTGAATTCTAGTAGCTTGTTACCCATTTTATTTCTCCCTGTGTCTTTATATACATTATTAATGTCCTATCCATAAAGAATAAGGCAAACAGCCTTGAGCATCTCGAACCAGATCAAGGGCAAACAGCAAAATAGCATATACATAAGGAACCACCTGATAGTCATACCTTAATCCTTCTTCTGGCCGACTTCCCGACCTGGCCAACATTGATAAGGCAATTATTATGAATATCTGGAAATATAACGAAACTCTCCCTCCAAAATTAGCAAGACGGTATTCCGTAAGAAAGAATATAGTAGCCAAAATTGTAATTTGGACTGTAAAATACTGAAACTTTTCTGAACTCCTTAACAAGCCTTGCTTGTAATTGTTATAAAATAATAGGCAAATTATGAGCATTGCCATAAAGCCAGAACCTATTGTCATATCTGAGGTTATTTGGTAGGTAAGAGAATACTTTTTATAGGGATCCCATAAATTAATAAGTAAATCAAATAAGGTAATTAAATAGTTCATAAAGAATAAAATAATTACGGGAAGGATATATTTTATAACTCGAATAATTTTTTTGATATTTACATGATCTAAGGCGAGGGAATAAAGAACAAGGGCAATTATTGCAGATTTATGAAAAAAGACAGCCAACAATACAAATAGCAAGTATTTTAGAAAAGACTTATTAATAATATATTTACTTGCAAAGAAGATGATTGAAACAGCTAACATCTGCCTAGTAATATTCATCGTTAAGAAAAAAAACAAACAACTATACATAAACATCATTGTGCTCATCTTAGTTTCTTTGCGATAAAAGTAAATCCCTAACAATATAAAGAAATTTGTTAATGCTGCATAGACTGCGAATAACAGTTGAGGTGAACCGATCAAAATATATGAAATAAGAGATAATACTCTAAAAGAATACTCTATAGAATATTGGGGTATGTCCGCAAGGCTGCCAGATCTTACTATTACGTTATACATATCAATATACCCAAGGTAATCTATGCCCACATCGTACCTTAAAGCAGATGGTAATGTAATAACTAAAAATGCCAGAATTAAATATATTTTTTGAGAACTCCCTCCTTTTTCAGCCAGACCCATTAATACTGTAGAGAGAATTACTATAGTAATATACAGCAATACGCTTTCGAGTACTGACAATTCCATGTTTCGTCCCCTAACAAGTATTTAAGTTTACTTATAACAATCGATAAATTCCAAATGACTTTATTAATTGAAGAGTCCGATTAAAACCCATTCTATTAGTAGCATATCTATTCTCCTTAAAACGTTTTTTATATAGGTTGTAACCTTCACCATAATCTCTCAAGCAGAATTTGCATAATTTAACTATACGCAAATAAAACATAACCATCGAAATAGCTAATAAGGCTCTTGGTAGAGTAAGTTTTTTAACAACAAACTTATTAATTAAGATATTAAGATTAATTTCAAATTCGTTAGCACGGGTAAGAAGGCTCGGATTATGTATTACCTTGATATGGGGATTGTATTCTACGTAATATCCTTGGTTATACGCACAAATACAGGCAAAAAGTTCCTCACAACCATAAAATAGCTTTTCCGGATATAAGTGTTTCGTTGTGACATAATCCTTCCTGATGAAATGACTAGCTCCAATAAACGAAAAAACGTTATTTGGATTTTCCCTACTCCCTATATCTCTAAGCAGACATTTTTCCTTCAAATCATATATTTCCGTGGCAATTGCAAAAACACCATTATTCTTAAGCATATAATCATAGGCATAGCTTAACTCTTTGCTATTATCATCAAAGTAAGCATCGTCATCCAAAAAGAAGACAACCCTGCTACGGGCCATATTAAAACCATAATTTCGGGCTCCGGCTACACCAAGATTGCTATTCATAAAAAAAGGCCGAATCTTAATATGGGGCGGCGTGATAATTTTATTCAGCATTTCCTTGGTATTATCACTAGAATTGTTATCCACTATAATAATCTCGCAGTTCATATCTGCGAAGGTAATGCAGGAATCAATGGCTCTTTTTAATTCCTTTTCTCGATTACATGTAATAATTACAATGGATAATAAGTCGTTGGTATACACTTTTCTCACCTTTATCCTTTGAATCAAAACTTGTTCTTTTCCAGACCCTCAAACTTGAGAGAAATATTCATTTATATGTTCAATATGTGTTTTGGCAATATTCTTCATGGTATATCTTTGAATTTTATTGAGATTATTTACCGACATCATGCTTGCAAGGCTGTCAGTTTGCATAATTTCACTAATCTTTTCAGTCAAGGCAGTTGCATTATCAACGGGAACAATAAATCCATTAATACCATTTTTAATTAGTTCTACACCGCCTATACACTGATCTGTCGATACAATGGGCAACCCACAAGCCATAGCTTCATTAATCACAAGCCCCCAAGTATCCTTTCTCGTTGGTAAGACAAATAAATCTGCTGCTTGATAATACTTAAAAAGCTCTTCTTTAGGCAGGTATTCTATTAGTTTCACATTTTCTAATCCATTAGTTCTAATAAACTCAAGATAACTACTTTCCATACTCCCCCCTCCTATCATAAGGAGCTGATAGTCACCTTTAACGTTTTTCCAAGCCTCGAGTAAGACATCAAATCCTTTTCTATAAACAAATTGACCTACGGTTATAACAGTTTTTTTATCCTCTAGCTTTAACTGTCGTTTCAAAATTTGTTTTGCTTCTATTGATAGAGGCTTTCTCAATATGTCTGCCTCCGTCAAAGAGGTAAATTGATGATAGCGAATATTTTCCTCTCTGGCACCAAATGTTCTAAAATATCTCCTGGAAGATTCGCCGGATCCAAAACATAAGGCGGCTCGTTTTATTAAAAACTTTTTAATAGTATTTTTGAAAAAGTTCTTTTGAATAAATGCACCATCGTTATTTATAAAACACGGGACTTTATGATAAATACTGGCTAGCATTAACCGCACCCCATTAGGCACAGCAAAATGATAATCTAAGACAAAATCGTATTGCTTTAAGTTCTTAAGGCTCCGGTTAAATCTCGCTAAGGCCTCTGGAGTATCAAGCACACAATAATTCAGACTGGAATCTTTCACCATATAATCCACATGTCTTTCTTGATTAATATGTTGATTAAAATAGACAGACAATTCATATTCCTTGGCAAGTTCCTCAAATACTCTCACTCTATATGGTGCAGGAATCTCAGCAAAAACTATGGCTCTCTTCATACTTCCCTCCGAATAGGACTTCGAAAATTGTAATCCGCGTCATCAATTCATAAAAGACATGTCTGACCATCGTATTTATTTACACTAACAGGATACATAACAATACGATCACGTTTTTGTCCATCCGGGAACTGTATGTTTCCGAACTGACATAACCCCATTGGCAGAAAATCCTTTTTGAGAGCAATTATGTCCTGGAATCCTTCGCTTAAGTTCCCTACTATAATATGAGATTTACGGTCCTTTACGCCTTTCGCTAACTCATAAGAGAACAAATTGCGTATTCTTCCATATGCTCCGCTTGGTTCGACAGATGTAGAAAAGATAAACTTGTCAGCATTTTTAGTACCATACATACAAGCACCGGGCATGTCATAGAGTATCTCTGTTTTCCAAGCACTTGAATCTAATGAGGCTAATACAATTGAATTATTTTTGTGAGCTGAATCCATTGCATATAATATCCCTTCCTCAATTGGAAAAGCTACACAAACCCGATAAAGTTGACTTCCATAAAGAATTGGTTCAACCTCACGGAAATCATTTCTTGCCCTCCATATTCCAGATTCGCTATCCTTGTCTCCAGTTAGTATAAGTACACAATCCCTGTACTTATCAGCAATGATGCCGTGTATATGCCTAATTTTTCTTTTCGGAAAGGTGAATTTTTTCTCCCAGGTCATGCCTCTTCTCGTATATACTGAAACCTCTTCCCTACCTGCATTTCCCCAGTATTCTCCATAGGCAATACAATCATGGAAACCCGTAATTCCTTCTATTTTGCAAAAATTCAAAGGATTACTCATCCCTTGACGAAATCTATGTTCACAAAGTATTTTTCTCTTTTGAATATCTA comes from Desulfosporosinus meridiei DSM 13257 and encodes:
- a CDS encoding glycosyltransferase family 4 protein; protein product: MKRAIVFAEIPAPYRVRVFEELAKEYELSVYFNQHINQERHVDYMVKDSSLNYCVLDTPEALARFNRSLKNLKQYDFVLDYHFAVPNGVRLMLASIYHKVPCFINNDGAFIQKNFFKNTIKKFLIKRAALCFGSGESSRRYFRTFGAREENIRYHQFTSLTEADILRKPLSIEAKQILKRQLKLEDKKTVITVGQFVYRKGFDVLLEAWKNVKGDYQLLMIGGGSMESSYLEFIRTNGLENVKLIEYLPKEELFKYYQAADLFVLPTRKDTWGLVINEAMACGLPIVSTDQCIGGVELIKNGINGFIVPVDNATALTEKISEIMQTDSLASMMSVNNLNKIQRYTMKNIAKTHIEHINEYFSQV
- a CDS encoding glycosyltransferase family 2 protein → MYTNDLLSIVIITCNREKELKRAIDSCITFADMNCEIIIVDNNSSDNTKEMLNKIITPPHIKIRPFFMNSNLGVAGARNYGFNMARSRVVFFLDDDAYFDDNSKELSYAYDYMLKNNGVFAIATEIYDLKEKCLLRDIGSRENPNNVFSFIGASHFIRKDYVTTKHLYPEKLFYGCEELFACICAYNQGYYVEYNPHIKVIHNPSLLTRANEFEINLNILINKFVVKKLTLPRALLAISMVMFYLRIVKLCKFCLRDYGEGYNLYKKRFKENRYATNRMGFNRTLQLIKSFGIYRLL
- a CDS encoding EpsG family protein, whose protein sequence is MELSVLESVLLYITIVILSTVLMGLAEKGGSSQKIYLILAFLVITLPSALRYDVGIDYLGYIDMYNVIVRSGSLADIPQYSIEYSFRVLSLISYILIGSPQLLFAVYAALTNFFILLGIYFYRKETKMSTMMFMYSCLFFFLTMNITRQMLAVSIIFFASKYIINKSFLKYLLFVLLAVFFHKSAIIALVLYSLALDHVNIKKIIRVIKYILPVIILFFMNYLITLFDLLINLWDPYKKYSLTYQITSDMTIGSGFMAMLIICLLFYNNYKQGLLRSSEKFQYFTVQITILATIFFLTEYRLANFGGRVSLYFQIFIIIALSMLARSGSRPEEGLRYDYQVVPYVYAILLFALDLVRDAQGCLPYSLWIGH
- a CDS encoding nucleotidyltransferase domain-containing protein yields the protein MNASQEQLLHLLTLMIHGGEPNSGLFSKVNENELFEIALRQNVSSLLHPIIEAYSAELNLDEQIKRDWKKSTILIAVQQLRITSQLDPILNLFKENNVSTISLKGLVFKQLYSQPELRTMSDLDLLISVEDIPKSIELLKRLGYDVPDNFNVNDPGHMHIEMYKPGSLPVELHKTLWNPRYMKKRDNQQWTNQLWKNKRLTEVGGIQFTALALDDELINSVIHMATHLIYSGIKLRHLCDFALFLKTYRDKFDFEYINSTLKSMDLFSFFNYLLLTCNSYLALEVPIAIIQKNQCKLLINDIFATNSVAEAEGWLELSGRYPFYRNNRLLFPLAFLIEVCRQLIKKRKSMFISISYSKRSFKAFSTRTHLLRIIGLHVRINKF
- a CDS encoding glycosyltransferase family 2 protein; this translates as MGNKLLEFSNCKISIIIPIYKVEQFLRKCIDSVIKQTYSNLEIILVDDGSPDNCPSICDEYACSDNRIRVIHKKNGGLSEARNCGLDIATGDYIGFVDSDDWVESDMFEVLHRNAIMLKADITICGYYIVKENKIKIPYVLQTDMVYSQEEALKELIHDTKVKNYTWNKLYRKELFAQIRYPVGAKFEDMATTYKLFAKSEKIVLINEYKYYYLFRKEGISNQKTLDNSYDLFKAYQNRYNDLKEVIPQYKNQMYKQLISSALAFYNKCLIVKISGEDEPRIEEIVTFINEHSMNKAVNILGNFERFSLKLIGQQRKIYNSMYLVYVILRNILLRSTSISRREQARRISGI